From Enterococcus wangshanyuanii, the proteins below share one genomic window:
- the dapD gene encoding 2,3,4,5-tetrahydropyridine-2,6-dicarboxylate N-acetyltransferase, producing MDAYEIINYIGNAKKKTPVKVTLKGKLKEVTFPETIQAFTNCKTGTLFGEWEDIKAFLNENDASIEDYVVENDARNSAIPMLDLKEINARIEPGAIIRDQVEIGDQAVIMMGAIINIGAVIGESSMIDMGAILGGRATVGKNCHIGAGTVLAGVVEPPSAQPVVIEDNVLIGANAVVLEGVRVCEGAVVAAGAIVVDDVAPYTVVAGVPAIKIKDIDAKTKSKTTMLDELRKL from the coding sequence ATGGACGCATACGAAATTATCAATTATATTGGCAACGCCAAAAAGAAAACGCCGGTCAAGGTGACATTGAAAGGAAAGCTAAAAGAAGTTACTTTTCCAGAAACGATCCAAGCTTTTACGAACTGCAAAACAGGAACGTTATTTGGAGAATGGGAAGATATTAAAGCTTTTCTAAATGAAAATGACGCATCGATCGAGGATTATGTTGTTGAAAATGATGCTCGGAATTCAGCAATTCCAATGCTTGATCTCAAAGAAATCAATGCTCGCATCGAACCTGGAGCGATCATTCGTGATCAAGTAGAGATCGGGGATCAAGCGGTCATTATGATGGGTGCTATTATTAATATTGGTGCTGTGATCGGTGAATCATCTATGATCGATATGGGTGCAATTTTAGGCGGAAGAGCAACCGTCGGAAAGAATTGTCATATTGGTGCTGGCACTGTATTGGCTGGTGTTGTTGAACCACCAAGTGCTCAACCTGTCGTAATTGAAGACAATGTCTTGATCGGGGCAAATGCCGTTGTTTTGGAAGGCGTTAGGGTATGTGAAGGAGCAGTGGTTGCTGCTGGTGCAATTGTGGTCGATGACGTTGCGCCATACACAGTTGTTGCTGGAGTTCCTGCTATAAAGATCAAAGATATCGATGCTAAAACCAAGAGTAAAACAACGATGTTGGATGAATTAAGAAAGCTTTGA
- the cbpB gene encoding cyclic-di-AMP-binding protein CbpB has protein sequence MIGSAVKELLLEKEDTFLIPAENVANVMCLNPLSHALLVLSQVKYSKIPVLDKGDRFVGLISLSDVVDKMFDISSVDFDKLKEFTVADVMEVNVPVIGENWELEDILHLLVDAAFLPVVDDNQCFKGIITRKELLKAINHMAHELERKNIILPKSEEDHREIKVV, from the coding sequence ATGATTGGATCTGCTGTAAAAGAATTATTATTAGAAAAAGAAGATACATTTTTAATACCTGCGGAAAACGTTGCAAATGTGATGTGTTTGAATCCGCTAAGTCATGCATTATTGGTTTTATCACAAGTCAAATATTCAAAAATCCCCGTTTTGGATAAAGGGGACCGTTTTGTCGGATTGATCAGCTTATCGGATGTTGTAGATAAAATGTTTGATATCTCTTCGGTTGATTTTGATAAATTGAAAGAGTTTACTGTTGCAGATGTGATGGAAGTCAATGTCCCTGTGATCGGTGAAAATTGGGAATTAGAGGATATCTTACATTTATTAGTAGATGCAGCATTTTTACCTGTTGTTGATGATAATCAATGTTTTAAGGGAATCATTACGCGCAAAGAGCTACTTAAAGCAATCAATCATATGGCTCACGAACTAGAGCGGAAAAATATCATTTTACCAAAATCTGAAGAGGATCATAGAGAAATAAAAGTTGTTTGA
- a CDS encoding metallophosphoesterase: MKYLVVSDNHGDRDVLVDLAETYRGKVDRMFHCGDSELEPTDSLWHDFKVVKGNCDYDPAFPEKIVEKTEMDTIFMTHGHLANVRYDLTTLALQASKVSANIALFGHTHEIGCEVRANILYLNPGSISLPRGPIQLKSYAIIESTTDHYHVQYFGRDHQPFKELSFSFSKN; the protein is encoded by the coding sequence ATGAAATATTTAGTAGTGAGTGACAATCATGGAGACCGTGATGTTTTAGTGGATTTGGCTGAAACCTATCGTGGCAAAGTCGATCGAATGTTCCATTGTGGTGATTCAGAACTTGAACCAACCGATTCATTATGGCATGATTTTAAGGTTGTGAAAGGTAATTGCGACTATGATCCGGCATTTCCTGAGAAAATTGTTGAAAAAACTGAAATGGATACAATTTTTATGACACATGGACATTTGGCAAATGTTCGTTATGATTTAACGACACTTGCTTTACAAGCGTCAAAAGTCTCTGCCAATATTGCATTATTTGGTCATACACATGAAATCGGTTGTGAAGTAAGGGCGAATATTTTGTATCTGAATCCCGGGAGTATCAGTCTACCAAGAGGCCCCATTCAATTAAAATCATACGCCATCATTGAAAGTACAACCGATCATTACCATGTTCAATATTTTGGACGGGATCATCAACCGTTTAAAGAGCTGTCGTTCAGCTTTAGTAAAAATTAA
- the rph gene encoding ribonuclease PH has protein sequence MNRHDGRQAKELRKIIIETNVYKHPEGSVVISFGDTKVICSATVEEKVPPFLRDQGTGWVTAEYSMLPRATNTRNIRKSAKGKLTGRTMEIQRLIGRSLRAVVDLAKLGERSIIVDCDVIQADGGTRTASITGAFVAMKLAVDKLMKNGELKEDPIKEYLAAVSAGILKDGYCVLDLDYEEDSAAAVDMNLVMTESGNFVELQGTGEESTFSGDELNALLFYGKTGIEELIAYQKEALLAPDLKNHSVEKNTIVIATRNPGKAKEFTKIFAEKGYQVKTLLDYPELPDVEETGKTFEENARLKAETIAEILQQPVLADDSGLIVDALGGRPGIFSARYAGEPTNNAANNAKLLHELTGVPSEKRTATFHCTLVFAAPNKKSLVVEGDWSGIVGTIPRGEHGFGYDPLFFVPEEQKTAAELSDERKNEISHRAKAVSKLKDQWEDWLKK, from the coding sequence ATGAATAGACACGATGGTAGACAAGCAAAAGAACTGAGAAAAATCATTATTGAGACAAATGTCTATAAGCATCCAGAAGGTTCCGTAGTGATTTCATTTGGTGACACAAAAGTTATCTGCTCAGCAACAGTGGAAGAAAAGGTTCCACCATTTTTAAGAGATCAGGGAACAGGCTGGGTCACTGCTGAATACAGTATGTTGCCGCGTGCAACCAATACACGAAATATTCGCAAAAGCGCTAAAGGAAAATTGACAGGTAGAACAATGGAAATCCAACGGTTGATTGGTCGATCTTTACGAGCAGTTGTTGATCTGGCTAAACTTGGTGAACGGAGCATCATCGTTGATTGTGATGTGATCCAAGCAGATGGGGGGACACGTACAGCAAGTATTACAGGAGCCTTCGTAGCAATGAAGTTAGCGGTAGATAAATTGATGAAAAATGGAGAGCTAAAAGAAGATCCGATCAAAGAATATTTGGCAGCTGTCAGCGCAGGGATATTGAAAGATGGCTATTGCGTCTTGGATTTAGATTATGAAGAAGACTCAGCGGCTGCGGTCGACATGAATTTAGTGATGACAGAATCTGGAAATTTTGTGGAGCTTCAAGGAACAGGAGAAGAGTCGACATTTTCAGGTGATGAATTGAATGCACTGCTCTTTTATGGGAAAACTGGAATAGAAGAGCTGATTGCATATCAAAAAGAAGCCCTTTTAGCACCTGACCTAAAAAATCATTCTGTAGAAAAAAACACGATCGTTATCGCAACTAGAAATCCTGGCAAAGCGAAAGAATTCACGAAAATCTTTGCTGAAAAAGGCTATCAAGTAAAAACATTATTGGATTATCCAGAGCTTCCTGATGTGGAAGAGACAGGAAAGACATTTGAAGAAAATGCCCGTTTGAAGGCTGAAACGATTGCTGAAATTTTACAGCAGCCGGTCTTGGCTGATGATTCTGGGTTGATCGTCGATGCTTTAGGCGGACGACCAGGGATTTTTTCCGCAAGATATGCAGGCGAACCAACGAATAATGCTGCGAACAATGCTAAATTGCTTCATGAACTGACTGGGGTACCATCGGAAAAAAGAACAGCAACGTTTCATTGCACGCTTGTTTTTGCAGCACCAAATAAGAAAAGTCTAGTCGTTGAAGGGGATTGGTCTGGTATCGTCGGCACGATTCCAAGAGGAGAACATGGCTTTGGTTATGATCCATTATTCTTCGTACCAGAAGAACAAAAAACTGCCGCAGAATTGTCTGATGAACGCAAAAATGAGATCAGCCATAGAGCTAAGGCAGTCTCAAAATTAAAAGATCAATGGGAAGATTGGCTGAAAAAGTAG
- the racE gene encoding glutamate racemase, translating into MDSGVGGLTVVKEALKQLPNEQLIYIGDTARCPYGPRPAEQVIQFSWEMTNFLLDKNIKMLVIACNTATAVALESIKTQLDIPVVGVILPGTRAALKATKNNRIGVIGTAGTIQSGAYEQALKGKAPKTFVSSLACPKFVPIVESNETHSSVAKKVVSETLNPLLLKKLDTLILGCTHYPLLRPLIQNVMGNQVKLIDSGAETVGEVSMLLDYFDLANTPFSEKAPHEFYTTGSAKMFKEIADEWLGLDDLAVKQIRLGGK; encoded by the coding sequence ATGGATTCTGGAGTCGGAGGACTTACGGTTGTTAAGGAAGCGTTAAAGCAGCTTCCGAATGAGCAGTTGATTTATATAGGAGATACAGCACGCTGCCCATATGGACCTAGACCGGCTGAACAAGTTATCCAGTTTTCTTGGGAAATGACTAATTTTCTATTAGATAAAAATATAAAAATGCTAGTAATAGCTTGTAATACTGCAACTGCAGTAGCATTAGAGTCCATCAAGACACAGTTGGATATTCCCGTAGTTGGTGTGATTCTCCCAGGCACTAGAGCAGCTTTGAAAGCAACAAAAAATAATCGGATCGGAGTCATAGGGACGGCTGGTACGATCCAAAGTGGAGCTTACGAACAGGCGTTAAAAGGAAAAGCCCCAAAAACATTTGTCAGCAGTTTAGCTTGTCCGAAATTTGTTCCGATCGTCGAAAGTAACGAAACACATTCTTCAGTTGCCAAAAAGGTAGTATCTGAAACATTGAATCCATTATTACTTAAAAAGTTGGATACACTGATTTTGGGATGTACGCATTACCCATTATTGCGTCCATTGATCCAAAATGTCATGGGCAATCAAGTAAAGCTGATCGATTCAGGTGCTGAGACAGTGGGAGAAGTTAGTATGCTTTTGGATTATTTTGATCTTGCCAATACTCCCTTTTCAGAAAAAGCCCCTCATGAATTTTATACGACAGGTTCTGCAAAAATGTTCAAAGAAATTGCAGACGAATGGTTAGGTTTAGACGATCTTGCTGTAAAACAGATTCGATTAGGAGGAAAGTAA
- a CDS encoding amino acid ABC transporter ATP-binding protein: MISLEHVNKYFGEHHVLKDVSLNVNEGEKIVIIGPSGSGKSTLIRCINRLEKVSDGHILVDGIDITEPKAPVQKVRQKVAMVFQNFNLYAHKTIIQNLTLAPIKVKGVSKEEATKTGMEYLERVGLADKANAYPSQLSGGQQQRVAIARALNMHPEIILFDEPTSALDPEMIQEVLDVMIDLSKQNITMICVTHEMGFARQVADKVIFMDDGQIIETGTPEHFFTNTQNERAKEFLSKIIHN, encoded by the coding sequence ATGATTTCGTTGGAGCATGTAAATAAGTATTTTGGAGAACATCATGTCTTGAAGGATGTTTCTTTGAATGTCAACGAAGGGGAAAAAATCGTGATCATCGGACCTTCAGGTTCGGGAAAAAGTACCTTGATCCGATGCATCAACCGTTTAGAAAAAGTTAGTGATGGACATATTTTGGTTGATGGGATCGATATAACGGAACCAAAAGCGCCTGTGCAGAAAGTTCGCCAAAAAGTAGCGATGGTCTTTCAAAATTTCAATCTCTACGCTCATAAAACAATTATTCAGAACTTGACCCTTGCCCCTATCAAAGTAAAAGGTGTCAGCAAAGAAGAGGCAACCAAAACTGGTATGGAATATTTAGAAAGAGTCGGACTTGCTGACAAAGCAAATGCATACCCTTCACAACTTTCAGGTGGACAACAACAACGGGTCGCCATTGCTAGGGCATTGAATATGCATCCTGAGATCATTCTTTTTGATGAACCAACCTCAGCGCTTGACCCTGAAATGATCCAAGAAGTATTGGATGTAATGATCGATTTGTCTAAACAAAATATTACGATGATCTGTGTTACTCATGAAATGGGATTTGCCCGTCAAGTGGCAGATAAAGTGATTTTTATGGATGATGGTCAAATTATTGAGACTGGGACTCCTGAACATTTCTTTACAAATACACAAAACGAACGTGCAAAAGAATTTTTAAGTAAAATCATTCATAACTAA
- a CDS encoding transporter substrate-binding domain-containing protein yields MKKMKKIVGALSLALLLGLVVGCSGGDDTKSADSSGKTTDLQKIKDAGVIKVGVKEDVPNFGYMNPDTNKNEGMEPDIARLLAKELTGSEDNVEFVGVTAKTRGPLLDNGELDMVIATFTITDERKETYNFTTPYYKDEVGFLVRKADKFTDTKSLDGKTIGVVQSSTTKDAIEKQAKELGVTFKYQELGSYPELKTALTSKRIDAFSVDKSILTGYVDDNTEILKDGFSPQEYGIATKKSNTELNDFLNESIEKWEKDGTLDKIYKTWNLN; encoded by the coding sequence ATGAAAAAGATGAAAAAAATTGTAGGCGCTCTTTCCCTTGCTTTATTACTTGGTTTGGTTGTAGGTTGTAGCGGCGGAGATGATACAAAATCAGCTGATTCATCAGGTAAAACGACAGATCTTCAGAAAATAAAAGATGCGGGTGTTATCAAAGTCGGTGTAAAAGAAGATGTGCCTAATTTTGGTTATATGAATCCTGATACGAATAAAAACGAAGGAATGGAACCTGATATTGCCCGTTTGCTTGCAAAAGAATTGACTGGCAGCGAAGATAATGTGGAATTTGTTGGTGTAACGGCTAAAACGCGTGGTCCTCTTTTAGATAATGGTGAGTTAGATATGGTCATCGCAACCTTTACGATCACCGATGAGCGAAAAGAAACATACAACTTCACTACTCCTTACTATAAAGATGAAGTAGGCTTCCTTGTAAGAAAAGCTGATAAATTTACAGATACCAAGAGTCTTGATGGAAAAACAATCGGCGTTGTTCAGTCTTCAACAACAAAAGATGCGATCGAGAAGCAAGCAAAAGAATTGGGTGTCACATTTAAATACCAAGAGCTAGGCTCTTATCCAGAATTAAAAACTGCATTAACATCAAAACGTATCGATGCTTTTTCTGTCGATAAATCGATTTTAACTGGTTATGTAGATGATAATACTGAAATTCTCAAGGATGGTTTCTCACCACAAGAATATGGAATTGCGACTAAAAAATCCAATACCGAATTAAATGATTTCTTGAATGAATCAATCGAAAAATGGGAAAAAGATGGAACATTAGATAAAATCTACAAAACATGGAATCTAAACTAA
- a CDS encoding amino acid ABC transporter permease, producing MLIILNASPFALFRWEALLKDWKLFGDAFLYTILLAVGSLIVAMILGIIFGSLSSMHNKLPKIISRIYVEFFQNTPLLIQFIVVYYGFPLISPALTFPTTFIAILCVGLYHGAYISEVVRSGIGAVPKGQFEAAYSQGFSYGETMRYVILPQAWRIMLPPLTNQVVNLIKNTSTVAIISGADVMFTANSWSSINLNYIPAFALAGFLYFILCFPLAKLARRLEENNKKAYTR from the coding sequence ATGTTGATTATATTAAATGCCAGCCCTTTTGCTCTTTTCCGTTGGGAAGCTTTGCTTAAGGACTGGAAACTGTTTGGCGACGCCTTTCTTTATACAATTCTTCTGGCTGTCGGCTCTCTAATTGTTGCAATGATTCTTGGCATTATTTTCGGCAGTTTATCTTCGATGCATAATAAACTGCCGAAAATAATCAGCAGAATTTATGTTGAGTTTTTTCAAAATACACCACTCTTGATTCAATTTATCGTCGTTTATTATGGATTTCCTTTGATCAGCCCCGCATTGACCTTTCCAACAACATTTATTGCCATTCTATGTGTTGGTCTATATCATGGTGCTTATATTTCTGAAGTTGTTCGCTCTGGGATCGGTGCTGTTCCAAAAGGACAATTCGAAGCGGCTTATTCTCAAGGATTTTCCTACGGCGAAACGATGCGTTATGTTATTTTACCTCAGGCTTGGCGAATCATGTTACCACCATTAACCAATCAAGTGGTCAACTTGATTAAAAATACATCGACGGTTGCTATCATTTCGGGAGCAGATGTCATGTTCACAGCAAATAGTTGGTCTTCCATCAACTTGAATTATATTCCAGCTTTTGCTTTAGCAGGGTTTTTATATTTCATTCTGTGCTTCCCGTTAGCTAAACTAGCACGAAGATTAGAAGAAAATAATAAGAAAGCTTATACCAGATAG
- a CDS encoding amino acid ABC transporter permease, whose translation MSFSEQMSQLLTGNNLRFLFDGLKLTLYISFISIVLSTIFGTILAVLRNQKKGPLKFLASLYIEIVRNIPNLLWIYVIFLIFKIRSTPAGIVSFTVFTTAALAEIIRGGLNGVDKGQKEAARSQGFNNFQIILYIVLPQAIRNVLPAIVSQFVTVIKDTSFLYSVIALQELFGKSYILMGRYAQTEQVFMIYALVALMYFVINFSISQFSRWLSRNWV comes from the coding sequence ATGTCTTTTTCAGAACAAATGAGTCAACTTTTGACGGGGAATAATTTGCGCTTTTTATTCGATGGATTGAAGCTCACTCTTTATATTTCTTTTATTTCGATCGTTTTAAGTACGATTTTTGGAACTATTTTAGCTGTACTTCGAAATCAGAAAAAAGGACCTTTAAAATTTTTAGCTAGTCTTTACATCGAAATCGTCCGCAACATTCCTAATTTACTATGGATTTATGTAATTTTTTTGATCTTTAAGATCCGATCGACACCAGCTGGAATCGTCAGTTTTACCGTATTCACTACAGCTGCTTTAGCTGAAATTATTCGCGGTGGTTTAAATGGTGTTGATAAAGGACAAAAAGAAGCCGCACGCTCACAAGGCTTCAATAATTTTCAGATCATCTTGTACATCGTCTTACCGCAAGCAATCAGAAATGTCCTGCCAGCGATCGTGTCACAGTTTGTTACAGTGATCAAGGACACGAGTTTCTTGTATTCAGTTATTGCATTACAAGAGTTGTTTGGAAAGTCCTATATCTTAATGGGACGATACGCTCAGACAGAGCAAGTCTTTATGATATACGCTCTCGTTGCCTTGATGTATTTTGTTATCAATTTTTCTATTTCTCAGTTTTCAAGATGGTTGTCTCGAAACTGGGTCTAA
- the pheT gene encoding phenylalanine--tRNA ligase subunit beta, whose protein sequence is MLVSYKWLSEYLDLSKISAKELSDKMSVTGIEVEGVEVPEDGLKKIVVGEVKECIPHPNSDHLSICQVDIGEEELSQIVCGAPNVKAGIKVIVALPGSRITGNQKIKKGKMRGEVSNGMICSLQELGYSDNVIPKAYSDGIYYLPQDAVNGSDVFPYLDMDDHIIELSITPNRADALSMRGVAYEVGAIYRQTPSFNDEPLKEDTSEKASDYIDVEVTDPKDAPAYQIRIIKDVKIADSPLWLQNRLMNEGIRPINNVVDVTNYILLLFGQPLHAFDYDKLNSKKILVRRANKGEELVTLDGEKRELSTENIVITNGDVPVALAGVMGGADSEITDTTTTVALESALFDSLSIRRTSKEFNLRSESSSRFEKGINQSTVGEAGDVAAAMIAKLAGGTVVSGKSVGSQVTLEEVNVCVTIDRINEYLGTALDEATVSEIFETLGFGYSFTDGEYTVTVPPRRWDISIEADLIEEVARIYGYDNLPSTLPKGETVAGSLTGAQQLVRKIKGLLEGGGLSEAISYALTTEEKSSQFMMKESEATRLQWPMSEERSTLRMNLISGLLDDVAYNTARKNSNVGLYEIGRVFYKNEDMTQELPYEENHLAVAISGNQTVKDWQTKEIPVDFYTVKGILEVMFDSIGLKDVVTYEAVNGYSELHPGRTALVKINEKVIGFVGQVHPTIAKDYDIPETYVAELNLQAIIEASGHSFVYQQVTKFPAISRDIALLVDESVTNQALVETITTNAGKYLQSVHLFDVYQGANIADGKKSMAYSLTFVNPEATLVDEEINQSLTKVEKALVEQFDVSIR, encoded by the coding sequence ATGTTAGTTTCTTATAAATGGTTAAGTGAGTATTTAGATCTTTCTAAAATTTCTGCTAAAGAATTATCTGATAAAATGTCTGTGACAGGGATCGAAGTCGAAGGTGTGGAAGTACCAGAAGATGGATTGAAAAAGATTGTCGTGGGCGAGGTCAAAGAATGCATTCCTCATCCCAATTCAGATCATTTATCGATTTGCCAAGTGGATATCGGTGAAGAAGAATTGTCTCAGATCGTCTGTGGTGCGCCAAATGTTAAAGCTGGGATCAAAGTGATCGTGGCTCTGCCTGGTTCTCGTATTACAGGAAACCAAAAAATAAAAAAAGGGAAAATGCGTGGAGAAGTTTCCAACGGAATGATTTGCTCTCTTCAAGAACTTGGTTATTCTGATAATGTGATTCCTAAAGCTTATTCAGATGGCATATACTACTTACCGCAAGATGCTGTGAACGGTAGTGACGTTTTCCCTTATTTAGATATGGATGATCATATCATCGAATTATCGATTACGCCAAATCGTGCGGATGCGCTAAGCATGCGTGGTGTAGCCTATGAAGTCGGGGCGATCTATCGTCAAACGCCTTCTTTCAATGATGAACCGTTAAAAGAGGATACGAGCGAAAAAGCTTCTGATTACATCGATGTTGAAGTAACGGATCCAAAAGATGCACCAGCGTATCAAATTAGAATCATCAAAGATGTAAAAATTGCAGACAGCCCGCTTTGGCTGCAAAATCGTTTGATGAATGAAGGGATTCGTCCAATCAATAATGTCGTTGATGTAACAAATTACATTTTATTGCTTTTTGGTCAACCATTGCATGCGTTTGATTATGATAAATTAAATAGCAAGAAAATCCTTGTTAGAAGAGCAAATAAAGGCGAAGAGCTAGTAACTTTAGACGGAGAAAAAAGAGAACTGTCAACCGAAAATATCGTTATTACAAATGGTGACGTTCCAGTTGCTCTTGCTGGTGTTATGGGTGGTGCTGATTCAGAGATTACAGATACCACAACAACGGTGGCATTAGAATCTGCATTATTTGATTCATTGTCTATCCGTAGAACGTCAAAGGAATTCAATTTACGCAGTGAGTCATCAAGTCGTTTTGAAAAAGGGATCAATCAGTCAACTGTGGGAGAAGCAGGGGATGTAGCGGCTGCGATGATCGCGAAACTTGCTGGAGGAACGGTTGTTTCAGGAAAGAGTGTAGGTTCACAAGTTACTCTTGAAGAAGTCAATGTTTGTGTGACGATCGATCGTATCAATGAATATCTTGGAACAGCTTTAGATGAAGCGACAGTCAGCGAGATCTTTGAAACGTTAGGCTTTGGCTATTCATTCACTGATGGAGAATATACAGTGACTGTACCGCCTAGACGTTGGGACATTTCGATCGAGGCTGATTTGATCGAAGAGGTAGCTAGAATTTATGGTTATGACAATTTACCCTCAACATTACCAAAAGGAGAAACAGTTGCGGGAAGTTTAACTGGTGCTCAACAGCTAGTTCGTAAGATCAAAGGGTTGTTAGAAGGCGGCGGACTAAGTGAAGCAATTAGCTATGCATTGACAACGGAAGAAAAATCCAGTCAGTTTATGATGAAAGAAAGCGAAGCAACAAGACTACAATGGCCAATGAGTGAAGAGCGTTCTACGTTAAGGATGAATCTGATTTCAGGTTTATTGGATGACGTTGCTTATAACACAGCGCGTAAGAATTCAAATGTTGGCTTATATGAAATCGGACGAGTTTTTTATAAAAATGAAGATATGACTCAAGAATTACCTTATGAAGAAAATCATTTAGCAGTAGCTATTTCGGGAAATCAAACGGTAAAAGATTGGCAAACGAAAGAAATTCCGGTTGATTTTTATACAGTTAAAGGAATTTTAGAAGTCATGTTTGATTCAATTGGCCTAAAAGATGTTGTGACATACGAAGCTGTTAATGGTTATTCTGAACTGCATCCAGGAAGAACAGCACTAGTAAAAATCAATGAGAAGGTCATTGGTTTTGTTGGACAAGTTCATCCAACAATTGCAAAAGACTATGATATTCCAGAAACCTATGTTGCGGAATTGAATTTGCAAGCAATAATTGAAGCAAGCGGACATTCATTTGTTTACCAACAGGTAACGAAATTCCCCGCAATTTCAAGAGATATTGCTCTTTTAGTAGATGAAAGTGTCACAAATCAAGCGTTAGTCGAAACCATTACAACGAATGCTGGAAAATACTTGCAATCTGTTCATTTGTTCGATGTGTATCAAGGCGCGAACATTGCAGATGGAAAAAAATCAATGGCGTATAGCCTGACATTTGTTAACCCGGAAGCAACGTTAGTAGATGAAGAAATCAACCAATCGCTGACAAAAGTGGAAAAAGCGTTAGTGGAACAATTTGATGTAAGCATTAGATAA
- the pheS gene encoding phenylalanine--tRNA ligase subunit alpha has product MTLKAQLEALRDETLIKIKQVDDLNALNQIRVETLGKKGPITEVLRGMKDLSAEERPVVGSFANEIRDLLTETLEKRKEVLELSALNAALEQETIDVTLPGKQMTHGTRHVLSQVMEEIEDIFVGMGYQVVEGYEVESDHYNFERMNLPKDHPARDMQDTFYITDETLIRTHTSPVQARTMEKHDFSKGALRMISPGKVFRRDTDDATHSHQFHQIEGLVIDKNITMGDLKGTLEVVMKKMFGEDRSIRLRPSYFPFTEPSVEVDVSCFKCGGAGCNVCKHTGWIEILGAGMVHPDVLKMSGIDPAEYTGFAFGLGPDRVAMLRYGVNDIRNFYQNDLRFLNQFKVKE; this is encoded by the coding sequence ATGACATTGAAAGCTCAGTTAGAAGCATTAAGAGATGAAACATTGATTAAAATTAAACAAGTTGATGACCTTAATGCGTTAAACCAAATCAGAGTGGAAACATTAGGGAAAAAGGGGCCTATTACAGAAGTATTGAGAGGCATGAAAGATTTATCTGCAGAAGAACGTCCAGTCGTGGGGAGTTTTGCAAATGAAATCCGAGATTTATTGACAGAAACACTGGAAAAGCGTAAAGAAGTTTTGGAACTATCTGCTTTGAATGCTGCATTAGAGCAAGAAACGATCGACGTTACTCTTCCAGGAAAACAAATGACACACGGCACGCGCCATGTCTTATCTCAAGTAATGGAAGAAATCGAAGATATTTTTGTCGGGATGGGTTACCAAGTAGTTGAAGGGTATGAAGTCGAGTCAGATCATTACAATTTTGAGCGTATGAACTTACCGAAAGATCACCCAGCACGTGATATGCAGGATACATTTTACATCACAGATGAAACATTGATCCGCACACATACTTCACCAGTTCAAGCACGCACAATGGAAAAACATGATTTTTCTAAAGGTGCACTTCGGATGATCTCTCCAGGAAAAGTTTTCCGTAGAGATACAGATGATGCGACCCATAGTCATCAATTTCATCAAATCGAAGGTCTGGTGATCGATAAAAATATTACAATGGGTGACCTTAAAGGAACACTAGAAGTTGTAATGAAAAAAATGTTTGGTGAAGACCGCAGTATTCGTCTGCGTCCTAGTTATTTTCCATTTACAGAACCTTCTGTTGAGGTAGATGTTAGCTGCTTCAAATGCGGCGGAGCAGGCTGTAATGTGTGTAAGCATACTGGTTGGATCGAAATTCTAGGTGCGGGTATGGTTCATCCGGATGTATTAAAGATGTCTGGGATCGATCCAGCTGAATATACAGGATTTGCTTTTGGCTTAGGACCTGATCGCGTTGCGATGTTACGTTATGGCGTCAATGATATTCGGAATTTCTATCAAAATGATTTGCGTTTCTTAAATCAGTTCAAGGTAAAGGAGTAG